From Poecile atricapillus isolate bPoeAtr1 chromosome Z, bPoeAtr1.hap1, whole genome shotgun sequence, one genomic window encodes:
- the APH1A gene encoding gamma-secretase subunit APH-1A yields MTLAVFFGCTFIAFGPAFSLFIFTIARDPLRIIILIAGAFFWLVSLLLSSLIWFIAVKASNPQDEQLQKGLLIFGVMFSVLLQEAFRFLYYKLLRKAIEGLVALSEDGCSPISIQQMAYVAGVGFGLMSGAFSMINLLADSLGPGTVGIHGDSQLYFLTSAFMTMVLIFLHTFWGILFFHGCEHRRWWEIAAVVIMHLTVSGLSFCNPLYVGSLVPSYLLMVGAAAWAYLLSGGSAQNLRRFLLCLRSGASPQPGS; encoded by the exons ATGACGCTCGCCGTCTTCTTCGGGTGCACCTTCATCGCCTTCGGGCCCGCCTTCAGCCTCTTCATCTTCACCATCGCCCGCGACCCGCTCcgcatcatcatcctcatcgCCGG GGCTTTCTTCTggctggtgtcactgctgctttCGTCCCTCATCTGGTTTATCGCAGTGAAAGCCAGCAACCCCCAGGATGAGCAGCTGCAGAAGGGTCtcctgatttttggggtgatgttctctgtgctgctgcaggaggccTTCCGCTTCCTTTACTACAAGCTCCTCAG GAAGGCCATCGAGGGGCTGGTGGCTCTCAGTGAGGACGGCTGCTCCCCCATTTCCATTCAGCAAATGGCGTATG tggctggCGTGGGCTTTGGTCTCATGAGTGGCGCCTTCTCCATGATCAATCTCCTGGCAGACTCATTAGGGCCTGGCACTGTGGGCATCCATGGGGATTCACAGCTGTATTTCCTGACCTCAG CTTTTATGACCATGGTGCTGATTTTCCTTCACACCTTCTGGGGGATCCTCTTCTTTCATGGCTGCGAGCACCGGCGCTGGTGGGAGATCGCAGCAGTCGTTATCATGCATCTCACTGTTTCGGGGTTG TCATTTTGCAACCCCTTGTACGTGGGCAGCCTGGTGCCCTCCTACCTGCTGATGGTTGGTGCCGCTGCCTGGGCTTACCTACTCTCGGGGGGATCTGCGCAGAACCTGCGGCGCTTCCTGCTCT GTTTACGGAGCGGAGCCAGCCCCCAACCAGGATCCTGA
- the TPM2 gene encoding tropomyosin beta chain isoform X3, whose amino-acid sequence MEAIKKKMQMLKLDKENAIDRAEQAEADKKQAEDRCKQLEEEQQGLQKKLKGTEDEVEKYSESVKEAQEKLEQAEKKATDAEAEVASLNRRIQLVEEELDRAQERLATALQKLEEAEKAADESERGMKVIENRAMKDEEKMELQEMQLKEAKHIAEEADRKYEEVARKLVVLEGELERSEERAEVAESKCGDLEEELKIVTNNLKSLEAQADKYSTKEDKYEEEIKLLGEKLKEAETRAEFAERSVAKLEKTIDDLEESLASAKEENVGIHQVLDQTLLELNNL is encoded by the exons ATGGAGGCCATCAAGAAGAAGATGCAGATGCTGAAACTGGACAAGGAGAATGCCATCGACCGCGCCGAGCAAGCGGAGGCTGACAAGAAGCAGGCAGAGGACCGCTGCAAGCAG CTGGAGGAAGAACAGCAGGGCctgcagaagaagctgaagGGCACTGAGGATGAGGTGGAGAAGTACTCTGAGTCAGTCAAGGAGGCCCAGGAGAAGCTGGAGCAGGCGGAGAAGAAAGCTACAGAT GCTGAGGCTGAAGTGGCTTCCCTCAACCGCCGTATCCAGCTGGTAGAGGAGGAGCTGGACCGTGCCCAGGAGCGTCTGGCCACTGCCCTGCAGAAGCTGGAGGAAGCTGAGAAGGCAGCTGATGAGAGCGAGAG AGGCATGAAGGTCATCGAAAACAGGGCCATGAAAGATGAAGAGAAGATGGAACTCCAGGAAATGCAGCTGAAGGAGGCGAAGCACATAGCAGAGGAGGCTGACCGCAAATACGAGGAG GTTGCCCGCAAGCTGGTTGTCCTTGAGGGAGAACTGGAGCGCTcagaggagagggcagaggtGGCAGAGAG TAAATGTGGTGACCTAGAGGAGGAGCTGAAAATTGTCACCAACAACTTGAAGTCCCTGGAGGCCCAGGCTGACAAG TATTCCACCAAGGAGGATAAGTATGAGGAGGAAATCAAGCTTCTAGGGGAAAAGCTGAAGGAG GCTGAGACCCGAGCGGAGTTTGCAGAGAGGTCTGTGGcgaagctggagaaaaccatTGATGACCTAGAAG AGAGCCTGGCCAGTGCCAAAGAGGAGAACGTGGGGATACACCAGGTCCTGGACCAGACCTTACTGGAGCTGAACAACCTCTGA
- the TPM2 gene encoding tropomyosin beta chain isoform X7 → MASASSIDAVKKKIQSLQQVADEAEERAEHLQREADAERQARERAEAEVASLNRRIQLVEEELDRAQERLATALQKLEEAEKAADESERGMKVIENRAMKDEEKMELQEMQLKEAKHIAEEADRKYEEVARKLVVLEGELERSEERAEVAESKCGDLEEELKIVTNNLKSLEAQADKYSTKEDKYEEEIKLLGEKLKEAETRAEFAERSVAKLEKTIDDLEESLASAKEENVGIHQVLDQTLLELNNL, encoded by the exons ATGGCCAGCGCCAGCTCCATCGATGCCGTCAAGAAGAAgatccagagcctgcagcaggtggccGACGAGGCGGAGGAGCGAGCCGAGCACCTGCAGCGGGAGGCCGATGCCGAGCGGCAGGCCCGGGAGCGG GCTGAGGCTGAAGTGGCTTCCCTCAACCGCCGTATCCAGCTGGTAGAGGAGGAGCTGGACCGTGCCCAGGAGCGTCTGGCCACTGCCCTGCAGAAGCTGGAGGAAGCTGAGAAGGCAGCTGATGAGAGCGAGAG AGGCATGAAGGTCATCGAAAACAGGGCCATGAAAGATGAAGAGAAGATGGAACTCCAGGAAATGCAGCTGAAGGAGGCGAAGCACATAGCAGAGGAGGCTGACCGCAAATACGAGGAG GTTGCCCGCAAGCTGGTTGTCCTTGAGGGAGAACTGGAGCGCTcagaggagagggcagaggtGGCAGAGAG TAAATGTGGTGACCTAGAGGAGGAGCTGAAAATTGTCACCAACAACTTGAAGTCCCTGGAGGCCCAGGCTGACAAG TATTCCACCAAGGAGGATAAGTATGAGGAGGAAATCAAGCTTCTAGGGGAAAAGCTGAAGGAG GCTGAGACCCGAGCGGAGTTTGCAGAGAGGTCTGTGGcgaagctggagaaaaccatTGATGACCTAGAAG AGAGCCTGGCCAGTGCCAAAGAGGAGAACGTGGGGATACACCAGGTCCTGGACCAGACCTTACTGGAGCTGAACAACCTCTGA
- the TPM2 gene encoding tropomyosin beta chain isoform X5 produces the protein MASASSIDAVKKKIQSLQQVADEAEERAEHLQREADAERQARERAEAEVASLNRRIQLVEEELDRAQERLATALQKLEEAEKAADESERGMKVIENRAMKDEEKMELQEMQLKEAKHIAEEADRKYEEVARKLVVLEGELERSEERAEVAESRVRQLEEELRTMDQSLKSLIASEEEYSTKEDKYEEEIKLLGEKLKEAETRAEFAERSVAKLEKTIDDLEESLASAKEENVGIHQVLDQTLLELNNL, from the exons ATGGCCAGCGCCAGCTCCATCGATGCCGTCAAGAAGAAgatccagagcctgcagcaggtggccGACGAGGCGGAGGAGCGAGCCGAGCACCTGCAGCGGGAGGCCGATGCCGAGCGGCAGGCCCGGGAGCGG GCTGAGGCTGAAGTGGCTTCCCTCAACCGCCGTATCCAGCTGGTAGAGGAGGAGCTGGACCGTGCCCAGGAGCGTCTGGCCACTGCCCTGCAGAAGCTGGAGGAAGCTGAGAAGGCAGCTGATGAGAGCGAGAG AGGCATGAAGGTCATCGAAAACAGGGCCATGAAAGATGAAGAGAAGATGGAACTCCAGGAAATGCAGCTGAAGGAGGCGAAGCACATAGCAGAGGAGGCTGACCGCAAATACGAGGAG GTTGCCCGCAAGCTGGTTGTCCTTGAGGGAGAACTGGAGCGCTcagaggagagggcagaggtGGCAGAGAG CCGAGTGAGACAGTTGGAAGAAGAGCTGCGGACCATGGACCAGTCTCTCAAATCCCTCATTGCCTCAGAGGAAGAG TATTCCACCAAGGAGGATAAGTATGAGGAGGAAATCAAGCTTCTAGGGGAAAAGCTGAAGGAG GCTGAGACCCGAGCGGAGTTTGCAGAGAGGTCTGTGGcgaagctggagaaaaccatTGATGACCTAGAAG AGAGCCTGGCCAGTGCCAAAGAGGAGAACGTGGGGATACACCAGGTCCTGGACCAGACCTTACTGGAGCTGAACAACCTCTGA
- the TPM2 gene encoding tropomyosin beta chain isoform X1: MEAIKKKMQMLKLDKENAIDRAEQAEADKKQAEDRCKQLEEEQQGLQKKLKGTEDEVEKYSESVKEAQEKLEQAEKKATDAEAEVASLNRRIQLVEEELDRAQERLATALQKLEEAEKAADESERGMKVIENRAMKDEEKMELQEMQLKEAKHIAEEADRKYEEVARKLVVLEGELERSEERAEVAESRVRQLEEELRTMDQSLKSLIASEEEYSTKEDKYEEEIKLLGEKLKEAETRAEFAERSVAKLEKTIDDLEESLASAKEENVGIHQVLDQTLLELNNL; the protein is encoded by the exons ATGGAGGCCATCAAGAAGAAGATGCAGATGCTGAAACTGGACAAGGAGAATGCCATCGACCGCGCCGAGCAAGCGGAGGCTGACAAGAAGCAGGCAGAGGACCGCTGCAAGCAG CTGGAGGAAGAACAGCAGGGCctgcagaagaagctgaagGGCACTGAGGATGAGGTGGAGAAGTACTCTGAGTCAGTCAAGGAGGCCCAGGAGAAGCTGGAGCAGGCGGAGAAGAAAGCTACAGAT GCTGAGGCTGAAGTGGCTTCCCTCAACCGCCGTATCCAGCTGGTAGAGGAGGAGCTGGACCGTGCCCAGGAGCGTCTGGCCACTGCCCTGCAGAAGCTGGAGGAAGCTGAGAAGGCAGCTGATGAGAGCGAGAG AGGCATGAAGGTCATCGAAAACAGGGCCATGAAAGATGAAGAGAAGATGGAACTCCAGGAAATGCAGCTGAAGGAGGCGAAGCACATAGCAGAGGAGGCTGACCGCAAATACGAGGAG GTTGCCCGCAAGCTGGTTGTCCTTGAGGGAGAACTGGAGCGCTcagaggagagggcagaggtGGCAGAGAG CCGAGTGAGACAGTTGGAAGAAGAGCTGCGGACCATGGACCAGTCTCTCAAATCCCTCATTGCCTCAGAGGAAGAG TATTCCACCAAGGAGGATAAGTATGAGGAGGAAATCAAGCTTCTAGGGGAAAAGCTGAAGGAG GCTGAGACCCGAGCGGAGTTTGCAGAGAGGTCTGTGGcgaagctggagaaaaccatTGATGACCTAGAAG AGAGCCTGGCCAGTGCCAAAGAGGAGAACGTGGGGATACACCAGGTCCTGGACCAGACCTTACTGGAGCTGAACAACCTCTGA
- the TPM2 gene encoding tropomyosin beta chain isoform X9, with protein sequence MEAIKKKMQMLKLDKENAIDRAEQAEADKKQAEDRCKQLEEEQQGLQKKLKGTEDEVEKYSESVKEAQEKLEQAEKKATDAEAEVASLNRRIQLVEEELDRAQERLATALQKLEEAEKAADESERGMKVIENRAMKDEEKMELQEMQLKEAKHIAEEADRKYEEVARKLVVLEGELERSEERAEVAESKCGDLEEELKIVTNNLKSLEAQADKYSTKEDKYEEEIKLLGEKLKEAETRAEFAERSVAKLEKTIDDLEERSQREAEKNRVLTNELRVILTELNN encoded by the exons ATGGAGGCCATCAAGAAGAAGATGCAGATGCTGAAACTGGACAAGGAGAATGCCATCGACCGCGCCGAGCAAGCGGAGGCTGACAAGAAGCAGGCAGAGGACCGCTGCAAGCAG CTGGAGGAAGAACAGCAGGGCctgcagaagaagctgaagGGCACTGAGGATGAGGTGGAGAAGTACTCTGAGTCAGTCAAGGAGGCCCAGGAGAAGCTGGAGCAGGCGGAGAAGAAAGCTACAGAT GCTGAGGCTGAAGTGGCTTCCCTCAACCGCCGTATCCAGCTGGTAGAGGAGGAGCTGGACCGTGCCCAGGAGCGTCTGGCCACTGCCCTGCAGAAGCTGGAGGAAGCTGAGAAGGCAGCTGATGAGAGCGAGAG AGGCATGAAGGTCATCGAAAACAGGGCCATGAAAGATGAAGAGAAGATGGAACTCCAGGAAATGCAGCTGAAGGAGGCGAAGCACATAGCAGAGGAGGCTGACCGCAAATACGAGGAG GTTGCCCGCAAGCTGGTTGTCCTTGAGGGAGAACTGGAGCGCTcagaggagagggcagaggtGGCAGAGAG TAAATGTGGTGACCTAGAGGAGGAGCTGAAAATTGTCACCAACAACTTGAAGTCCCTGGAGGCCCAGGCTGACAAG TATTCCACCAAGGAGGATAAGTATGAGGAGGAAATCAAGCTTCTAGGGGAAAAGCTGAAGGAG GCTGAGACCCGAGCGGAGTTTGCAGAGAGGTCTGTGGcgaagctggagaaaaccatTGATGACCTAGAAG AGCGCTCTCAGCGGGAGGCCGAGAAAAACCGTGTTCTCACTAACGAACTGCGGGTCATCCTTACTGAACTTAACAACTGA
- the TPM2 gene encoding tropomyosin beta chain isoform X11 yields MASASSIDAVKKKIQSLQQVADEAEERAEHLQREADAERQARERAEAEVASLNRRIQLVEEELDRAQERLATALQKLEEAEKAADESERGMKVIENRAMKDEEKMELQEMQLKEAKHIAEEADRKYEEVARKLVVLEGELERSEERAEVAESKCGDLEEELKIVTNNLKSLEAQADKYSTKEDKYEEEIKLLGEKLKEAETRAEFAERSVAKLEKTIDDLEERSQREAEKNRVLTNELRVILTELNN; encoded by the exons ATGGCCAGCGCCAGCTCCATCGATGCCGTCAAGAAGAAgatccagagcctgcagcaggtggccGACGAGGCGGAGGAGCGAGCCGAGCACCTGCAGCGGGAGGCCGATGCCGAGCGGCAGGCCCGGGAGCGG GCTGAGGCTGAAGTGGCTTCCCTCAACCGCCGTATCCAGCTGGTAGAGGAGGAGCTGGACCGTGCCCAGGAGCGTCTGGCCACTGCCCTGCAGAAGCTGGAGGAAGCTGAGAAGGCAGCTGATGAGAGCGAGAG AGGCATGAAGGTCATCGAAAACAGGGCCATGAAAGATGAAGAGAAGATGGAACTCCAGGAAATGCAGCTGAAGGAGGCGAAGCACATAGCAGAGGAGGCTGACCGCAAATACGAGGAG GTTGCCCGCAAGCTGGTTGTCCTTGAGGGAGAACTGGAGCGCTcagaggagagggcagaggtGGCAGAGAG TAAATGTGGTGACCTAGAGGAGGAGCTGAAAATTGTCACCAACAACTTGAAGTCCCTGGAGGCCCAGGCTGACAAG TATTCCACCAAGGAGGATAAGTATGAGGAGGAAATCAAGCTTCTAGGGGAAAAGCTGAAGGAG GCTGAGACCCGAGCGGAGTTTGCAGAGAGGTCTGTGGcgaagctggagaaaaccatTGATGACCTAGAAG AGCGCTCTCAGCGGGAGGCCGAGAAAAACCGTGTTCTCACTAACGAACTGCGGGTCATCCTTACTGAACTTAACAACTGA
- the TPM2 gene encoding tropomyosin beta chain isoform X10, which yields MASASSIDAVKKKIQSLQQVADEAEERAEHLQREADAERQARERAEAEVASLNRRIQLVEEELDRAQERLATALQKLEEAEKAADESERGMKVIENRAMKDEEKMELQEMQLKEAKHIAEEADRKYEEVARKLVVLEGELERSEERAEVAESRVRQLEEELRTMDQSLKSLIASEEEYSTKEDKYEEEIKLLGEKLKEAETRAEFAERSVAKLEKTIDDLEERSQREAEKNRVLTNELRVILTELNN from the exons ATGGCCAGCGCCAGCTCCATCGATGCCGTCAAGAAGAAgatccagagcctgcagcaggtggccGACGAGGCGGAGGAGCGAGCCGAGCACCTGCAGCGGGAGGCCGATGCCGAGCGGCAGGCCCGGGAGCGG GCTGAGGCTGAAGTGGCTTCCCTCAACCGCCGTATCCAGCTGGTAGAGGAGGAGCTGGACCGTGCCCAGGAGCGTCTGGCCACTGCCCTGCAGAAGCTGGAGGAAGCTGAGAAGGCAGCTGATGAGAGCGAGAG AGGCATGAAGGTCATCGAAAACAGGGCCATGAAAGATGAAGAGAAGATGGAACTCCAGGAAATGCAGCTGAAGGAGGCGAAGCACATAGCAGAGGAGGCTGACCGCAAATACGAGGAG GTTGCCCGCAAGCTGGTTGTCCTTGAGGGAGAACTGGAGCGCTcagaggagagggcagaggtGGCAGAGAG CCGAGTGAGACAGTTGGAAGAAGAGCTGCGGACCATGGACCAGTCTCTCAAATCCCTCATTGCCTCAGAGGAAGAG TATTCCACCAAGGAGGATAAGTATGAGGAGGAAATCAAGCTTCTAGGGGAAAAGCTGAAGGAG GCTGAGACCCGAGCGGAGTTTGCAGAGAGGTCTGTGGcgaagctggagaaaaccatTGATGACCTAGAAG AGCGCTCTCAGCGGGAGGCCGAGAAAAACCGTGTTCTCACTAACGAACTGCGGGTCATCCTTACTGAACTTAACAACTGA
- the TPM2 gene encoding tropomyosin beta chain isoform X2 has translation MEAIKKKMQMLKLDKENAIDRAEQAEADKKQAEDRCKQLEEEQQGLQKKLKGTEDEVEKYSESVKEAQEKLEQAEKKATDAEAEVASLNRRIQLVEEELDRAQERLATALQKLEEAEKAADESERGMKVIENRAMKDEEKMELQEMQLKEAKHIAEEADRKYEEVARKLVVLEGELERSEERAEVAESRVRQLEEELRTMDQSLKSLIASEEEYSTKEDKYEEEIKLLGEKLKEAETRAEFAERSVAKLEKTIDDLEDEVYAQKMKYKAISEELDNALNDITSL, from the exons ATGGAGGCCATCAAGAAGAAGATGCAGATGCTGAAACTGGACAAGGAGAATGCCATCGACCGCGCCGAGCAAGCGGAGGCTGACAAGAAGCAGGCAGAGGACCGCTGCAAGCAG CTGGAGGAAGAACAGCAGGGCctgcagaagaagctgaagGGCACTGAGGATGAGGTGGAGAAGTACTCTGAGTCAGTCAAGGAGGCCCAGGAGAAGCTGGAGCAGGCGGAGAAGAAAGCTACAGAT GCTGAGGCTGAAGTGGCTTCCCTCAACCGCCGTATCCAGCTGGTAGAGGAGGAGCTGGACCGTGCCCAGGAGCGTCTGGCCACTGCCCTGCAGAAGCTGGAGGAAGCTGAGAAGGCAGCTGATGAGAGCGAGAG AGGCATGAAGGTCATCGAAAACAGGGCCATGAAAGATGAAGAGAAGATGGAACTCCAGGAAATGCAGCTGAAGGAGGCGAAGCACATAGCAGAGGAGGCTGACCGCAAATACGAGGAG GTTGCCCGCAAGCTGGTTGTCCTTGAGGGAGAACTGGAGCGCTcagaggagagggcagaggtGGCAGAGAG CCGAGTGAGACAGTTGGAAGAAGAGCTGCGGACCATGGACCAGTCTCTCAAATCCCTCATTGCCTCAGAGGAAGAG TATTCCACCAAGGAGGATAAGTATGAGGAGGAAATCAAGCTTCTAGGGGAAAAGCTGAAGGAG GCTGAGACCCGAGCGGAGTTTGCAGAGAGGTCTGTGGcgaagctggagaaaaccatTGATGACCTAGAAG ATGAAGTGTATGCGCAGAAGATGAAGTACAAAGCCATCAGCGAGGAGCTGGACAATGCACTTAATGACATCACCTCCCTCTGA
- the TPM2 gene encoding tropomyosin beta chain isoform X4, with protein sequence MEAIKKKMQMLKLDKENAIDRAEQAEADKKQAEDRCKQLEEEQQGLQKKLKGTEDEVEKYSESVKEAQEKLEQAEKKATDAEAEVASLNRRIQLVEEELDRAQERLATALQKLEEAEKAADESERGMKVIENRAMKDEEKMELQEMQLKEAKHIAEEADRKYEEVARKLVVLEGELERSEERAEVAESKCGDLEEELKIVTNNLKSLEAQADKYSTKEDKYEEEIKLLGEKLKEAETRAEFAERSVAKLEKTIDDLEDEVYAQKMKYKAISEELDNALNDITSL encoded by the exons ATGGAGGCCATCAAGAAGAAGATGCAGATGCTGAAACTGGACAAGGAGAATGCCATCGACCGCGCCGAGCAAGCGGAGGCTGACAAGAAGCAGGCAGAGGACCGCTGCAAGCAG CTGGAGGAAGAACAGCAGGGCctgcagaagaagctgaagGGCACTGAGGATGAGGTGGAGAAGTACTCTGAGTCAGTCAAGGAGGCCCAGGAGAAGCTGGAGCAGGCGGAGAAGAAAGCTACAGAT GCTGAGGCTGAAGTGGCTTCCCTCAACCGCCGTATCCAGCTGGTAGAGGAGGAGCTGGACCGTGCCCAGGAGCGTCTGGCCACTGCCCTGCAGAAGCTGGAGGAAGCTGAGAAGGCAGCTGATGAGAGCGAGAG AGGCATGAAGGTCATCGAAAACAGGGCCATGAAAGATGAAGAGAAGATGGAACTCCAGGAAATGCAGCTGAAGGAGGCGAAGCACATAGCAGAGGAGGCTGACCGCAAATACGAGGAG GTTGCCCGCAAGCTGGTTGTCCTTGAGGGAGAACTGGAGCGCTcagaggagagggcagaggtGGCAGAGAG TAAATGTGGTGACCTAGAGGAGGAGCTGAAAATTGTCACCAACAACTTGAAGTCCCTGGAGGCCCAGGCTGACAAG TATTCCACCAAGGAGGATAAGTATGAGGAGGAAATCAAGCTTCTAGGGGAAAAGCTGAAGGAG GCTGAGACCCGAGCGGAGTTTGCAGAGAGGTCTGTGGcgaagctggagaaaaccatTGATGACCTAGAAG ATGAAGTGTATGCGCAGAAGATGAAGTACAAAGCCATCAGCGAGGAGCTGGACAATGCACTTAATGACATCACCTCCCTCTGA
- the TPM2 gene encoding tropomyosin beta chain isoform X8 has product MASASSIDAVKKKIQSLQQVADEAEERAEHLQREADAERQARERAEAEVASLNRRIQLVEEELDRAQERLATALQKLEEAEKAADESERGMKVIENRAMKDEEKMELQEMQLKEAKHIAEEADRKYEEVARKLVVLEGELERSEERAEVAESKCGDLEEELKIVTNNLKSLEAQADKYSTKEDKYEEEIKLLGEKLKEAETRAEFAERSVAKLEKTIDDLEDEVYAQKMKYKAISEELDNALNDITSL; this is encoded by the exons ATGGCCAGCGCCAGCTCCATCGATGCCGTCAAGAAGAAgatccagagcctgcagcaggtggccGACGAGGCGGAGGAGCGAGCCGAGCACCTGCAGCGGGAGGCCGATGCCGAGCGGCAGGCCCGGGAGCGG GCTGAGGCTGAAGTGGCTTCCCTCAACCGCCGTATCCAGCTGGTAGAGGAGGAGCTGGACCGTGCCCAGGAGCGTCTGGCCACTGCCCTGCAGAAGCTGGAGGAAGCTGAGAAGGCAGCTGATGAGAGCGAGAG AGGCATGAAGGTCATCGAAAACAGGGCCATGAAAGATGAAGAGAAGATGGAACTCCAGGAAATGCAGCTGAAGGAGGCGAAGCACATAGCAGAGGAGGCTGACCGCAAATACGAGGAG GTTGCCCGCAAGCTGGTTGTCCTTGAGGGAGAACTGGAGCGCTcagaggagagggcagaggtGGCAGAGAG TAAATGTGGTGACCTAGAGGAGGAGCTGAAAATTGTCACCAACAACTTGAAGTCCCTGGAGGCCCAGGCTGACAAG TATTCCACCAAGGAGGATAAGTATGAGGAGGAAATCAAGCTTCTAGGGGAAAAGCTGAAGGAG GCTGAGACCCGAGCGGAGTTTGCAGAGAGGTCTGTGGcgaagctggagaaaaccatTGATGACCTAGAAG ATGAAGTGTATGCGCAGAAGATGAAGTACAAAGCCATCAGCGAGGAGCTGGACAATGCACTTAATGACATCACCTCCCTCTGA
- the TPM2 gene encoding tropomyosin beta chain isoform X6, protein MASASSIDAVKKKIQSLQQVADEAEERAEHLQREADAERQARERAEAEVASLNRRIQLVEEELDRAQERLATALQKLEEAEKAADESERGMKVIENRAMKDEEKMELQEMQLKEAKHIAEEADRKYEEVARKLVVLEGELERSEERAEVAESRVRQLEEELRTMDQSLKSLIASEEEYSTKEDKYEEEIKLLGEKLKEAETRAEFAERSVAKLEKTIDDLEDEVYAQKMKYKAISEELDNALNDITSL, encoded by the exons ATGGCCAGCGCCAGCTCCATCGATGCCGTCAAGAAGAAgatccagagcctgcagcaggtggccGACGAGGCGGAGGAGCGAGCCGAGCACCTGCAGCGGGAGGCCGATGCCGAGCGGCAGGCCCGGGAGCGG GCTGAGGCTGAAGTGGCTTCCCTCAACCGCCGTATCCAGCTGGTAGAGGAGGAGCTGGACCGTGCCCAGGAGCGTCTGGCCACTGCCCTGCAGAAGCTGGAGGAAGCTGAGAAGGCAGCTGATGAGAGCGAGAG AGGCATGAAGGTCATCGAAAACAGGGCCATGAAAGATGAAGAGAAGATGGAACTCCAGGAAATGCAGCTGAAGGAGGCGAAGCACATAGCAGAGGAGGCTGACCGCAAATACGAGGAG GTTGCCCGCAAGCTGGTTGTCCTTGAGGGAGAACTGGAGCGCTcagaggagagggcagaggtGGCAGAGAG CCGAGTGAGACAGTTGGAAGAAGAGCTGCGGACCATGGACCAGTCTCTCAAATCCCTCATTGCCTCAGAGGAAGAG TATTCCACCAAGGAGGATAAGTATGAGGAGGAAATCAAGCTTCTAGGGGAAAAGCTGAAGGAG GCTGAGACCCGAGCGGAGTTTGCAGAGAGGTCTGTGGcgaagctggagaaaaccatTGATGACCTAGAAG ATGAAGTGTATGCGCAGAAGATGAAGTACAAAGCCATCAGCGAGGAGCTGGACAATGCACTTAATGACATCACCTCCCTCTGA